The following are encoded together in the Humulus lupulus chromosome 5, drHumLupu1.1, whole genome shotgun sequence genome:
- the LOC133777858 gene encoding uncharacterized protein LOC133777858, with the protein MSLIGLFLIEFTNWICLDQFLMSWLFNSISESMLGHVARCLSANEMWNVLAQIFSNKSKEVQFMLQSQEMHLEQQHAISALDLQNPTTNYDAATKKEFATSSSGHSARNQSYQRGRGGRFFHNRNTGSCLICQLCNKPGHVVLKCYRHFDVSFQGDISSAATFEVTFADPQALFATAHTVNDL; encoded by the exons ATGTCGCTGATAGGTCTATTCCTAATCGAGTTCACAAACTGGATTTGCTTGGATCAGTTCCTTATGAGTTGGCTCTTCAATTCGATTTCTGAGAGTATGCTAGGTCATGTTGCTCGATGTCTTTCGGCCAATGAGATGTGGAATGTGTTGGCTCAGATCTTCTCCAACAAATCTAAG GAAGTCCAGTTCATGCTACAAAGCCAGGAGATGCATCTTGAGCAACAACATGCCATTTCTGCTTTGGATCTTCAAAATCCTACAACTAACTATGATGCTGCCACTAAGAAGGAGTTCGCTACTTCATCTTCTGGTCACTCTGCTCGTAATCAGAGTTATCAACGTGGTAGAGGTGGCAGGTTCTTTCACAATCGGAACACTGGTAGTTGTCTGATTTGTCAACTGTGTAACAAGCCTGGTCATGTTGTGCTCAAATGCTACAGGCATTTTGATGTGAGTTTTCAAGGAGATATCAGCTCTGCAGCTACTTTTGAGGTCACATTTGCTGATCCACAAGCTCTCTTTGCTACTGCTCACACTGTGAATGATCTTTAA